In the Euryarchaeota archaeon genome, one interval contains:
- a CDS encoding threonylcarbamoyl-AMP synthase, whose amino-acid sequence MPEKVANETIIVDGGEATAIARAAVIVKKGGLVAFPTETVYGLGADATNPLAVAKVFEVKARPRFDPLIVHVAKTQDVRQLVQAFDKRAQSLAAEFWPGPLTLVLPKRDLIPDIVTAGLAAVAVRVPAHDVARSLIEAAGVPIAAPSANPFGYVSPTTARHVADQLDGKVPLILDGGPTMVGIESTVLSLVGETPLLLRPGGIPIEALEAVIGRVDVAEVDAGESLSPGSGRTHYSPHVPFRLVTSWRDRQPEHPKRVGLLAFKAGAFEGFEAVEVLSSTGELDEAAANLFAAMRRLDEARLDLILAEAVPERGIGVAIMDRLRRAAAKA is encoded by the coding sequence ATGCCTGAGAAAGTGGCGAACGAGACCATCATAGTCGATGGGGGAGAGGCGACGGCGATCGCACGGGCCGCGGTCATCGTCAAGAAAGGGGGGCTTGTCGCTTTTCCGACGGAGACCGTCTACGGCCTCGGTGCCGATGCGACCAATCCTCTCGCCGTCGCCAAGGTGTTCGAGGTCAAAGCCCGCCCACGCTTCGACCCGCTCATCGTGCACGTCGCGAAGACGCAGGACGTGCGCCAGCTCGTGCAGGCCTTCGACAAGCGGGCGCAAAGCCTCGCGGCCGAATTCTGGCCGGGCCCGCTCACCCTCGTTCTCCCGAAACGCGACCTCATTCCCGATATCGTGACGGCGGGCCTCGCCGCCGTCGCAGTACGGGTGCCAGCCCACGACGTCGCCCGCTCACTCATCGAGGCCGCTGGCGTGCCCATCGCCGCCCCGAGCGCCAACCCCTTCGGTTACGTGAGTCCCACGACGGCGCGGCACGTCGCCGATCAACTCGACGGAAAGGTCCCTCTCATCCTCGACGGCGGCCCCACGATGGTCGGGATCGAATCCACCGTTCTCTCGCTCGTCGGCGAAACCCCGCTATTGCTCCGGCCCGGCGGTATCCCCATCGAGGCTCTCGAAGCCGTCATAGGGCGCGTCGATGTCGCCGAGGTCGACGCCGGCGAGTCGCTTTCTCCCGGTTCAGGAAGGACCCATTATTCGCCGCACGTGCCGTTCCGGTTGGTGACGAGTTGGCGGGACCGCCAGCCTGAGCATCCAAAGCGCGTAGGGCTCCTGGCGTTCAAGGCCGGCGCATTCGAGGGTTTTGAGGCGGTCGAGGTGCTCTCCTCCACGGGGGAACTGGATGAGGCGGCCGCGAACCTCTTCGCCGCGATGAGAAGGCTCGACGAAGCGCGCCTCGACCTCATCCTCGCCGAGGCCGTGCCGGAGCGGGGGATCGGCGTCGCGATAATGGACCGGTTGAGACGCGCCGCGGCGAAAGCGTGA
- a CDS encoding PQQ-binding-like beta-propeller repeat protein: protein MLVSASLVPPSAAQPGSSAEGWPFEHGGVGGNRLALEPIPTFIETAWKANVTGAAYPLVVGNRTVFGASAEGEVVALDAMTGETKWRKILPEPIAGAPGYAKDTLVVAAKTGRLYALHAATGAPLWAIDTGEDPTSPLIHNAAVYVASTQTEKIYAIDLEKGTSRWTVELGGKPAGRLAAEGLFLLVVRLDGTTLAYGTQDGVFIWKTQLVGVGRSGAAVAGKKVYVVAPNGFLTVQHTVNGTETWFLETPVQETLTGPPAVSGDAVAFTASVRREGYAYSVFAKNGTEKWKVTMDPLPVTPMTTDGSTLVFGTSESKLVALDGSDGSLVWQYNVGTAPTSPAAAYGHLYASTAGGDIIALRTATVNNPPNVTVEFPIQGDTVTGVVDVIGRATDPDSPTQVRFVEWRIDSGLWRRANGTATWLAKWDTATIAQGVHVLQARASDGNLVSEPVNVTLFVSQGGGGRIPLTPEIIVVAFAIAASITSRRRT, encoded by the coding sequence GTGCTTGTTAGCGCGTCCCTCGTCCCGCCATCGGCCGCACAACCCGGGTCCTCGGCTGAAGGTTGGCCCTTCGAACATGGCGGCGTCGGTGGCAATCGCCTTGCCCTCGAACCCATCCCGACCTTCATAGAGACCGCGTGGAAGGCGAACGTGACCGGCGCCGCGTACCCCTTGGTCGTCGGCAACCGGACTGTCTTCGGCGCGTCGGCGGAAGGCGAGGTCGTGGCGCTCGATGCGATGACGGGCGAGACGAAGTGGCGGAAGATCCTCCCGGAACCGATCGCGGGCGCGCCTGGTTACGCCAAGGACACGCTTGTCGTCGCAGCGAAGACGGGTCGGCTTTACGCGCTTCACGCCGCCACGGGAGCTCCACTTTGGGCCATCGACACGGGCGAAGACCCCACGTCGCCTCTCATCCATAACGCAGCCGTGTACGTCGCTTCGACGCAGACGGAAAAGATCTACGCGATAGACCTCGAGAAAGGCACCTCCCGCTGGACGGTCGAACTCGGCGGAAAGCCCGCGGGCCGCCTCGCGGCCGAAGGCCTGTTCCTTCTCGTCGTTCGCCTCGACGGGACGACCCTCGCCTACGGCACGCAAGATGGCGTCTTCATCTGGAAGACGCAACTCGTAGGGGTCGGAAGGTCGGGCGCGGCCGTCGCCGGGAAGAAGGTCTACGTCGTCGCACCGAACGGTTTCTTGACGGTGCAGCACACCGTGAACGGCACGGAGACCTGGTTCCTTGAGACGCCCGTCCAGGAGACGCTCACGGGGCCGCCCGCGGTGTCCGGCGACGCCGTGGCGTTCACGGCGTCGGTGCGGCGCGAAGGGTACGCGTACTCGGTATTCGCCAAGAACGGGACCGAGAAGTGGAAGGTGACGATGGACCCATTGCCGGTCACCCCCATGACCACGGACGGCTCGACACTGGTGTTTGGCACGTCGGAATCGAAACTCGTGGCGCTCGACGGCTCGGACGGAAGCCTCGTGTGGCAGTACAACGTGGGCACGGCGCCGACCTCGCCTGCCGCCGCCTACGGGCACCTCTACGCCTCGACGGCCGGGGGCGACATCATCGCCCTGAGGACGGCCACCGTGAACAACCCTCCGAACGTGACCGTGGAATTCCCCATCCAAGGCGACACCGTCACGGGCGTGGTGGACGTCATCGGCCGCGCAACGGATCCAGACTCACCGACACAGGTGCGCTTCGTCGAGTGGCGGATAGATTCGGGCCTATGGCGAAGGGCGAACGGGACCGCGACTTGGCTAGCGAAATGGGACACCGCGACCATCGCCCAAGGCGTGCATGTCCTACAGGCGCGGGCCTCCGACGGCAACCTCGTATCGGAGCCGGTGAACGTGACGCTCTTCGTATCCCAAGGAGGAGGCGGGAGGATCCCCCTGACGCCCGAGATCATCGTGGTCGCCTTCGCCATCGCCGCGTCCATCACAAGCCGCCGCCGGACCTGA
- a CDS encoding MFS transporter: MQSRSGAAETTDDLVGTVYLRLLSSLYIATFLIRASFGIALVALNAYIDVSPLTFGLIVSAAHFFELFAIIAVGYAIDVFGRRPILLMGLLIGGAARLLTPLTTDIYALAGISALHGVAAACILISSLALLADYAHKDHRGREMGAFDFMNVFGYVAGLVAGFLMRDYIADPRVPFIFAGAIAIAGFAYAHFNVRDPHWSAATKRTLPLDEMVRIARLPRAASVILPWFLVFVLISGTLTFFPRATATLPSLSGSMVAVYTLVGGGLFLATQVFFGRLSDSHGRTPVMLLGASGFLVFVAVIAYAFMTAPSTDPEIILRHTSAFQVLLAPAGLVALAFGPSALASLADFAQEHPKGLTMALYSVVVTSGSILGPPLVGYVSEAFGTPGVVVVLCTIAVTLFALVLRKHVDETRKPAPLA, translated from the coding sequence TTGCAGTCACGATCAGGGGCCGCCGAAACGACGGACGACCTCGTTGGCACAGTCTACCTACGCCTCCTTTCCTCGCTCTACATCGCGACGTTCCTCATACGCGCCAGTTTCGGCATAGCCCTCGTGGCCTTGAACGCGTACATCGACGTCTCCCCGCTCACCTTCGGTCTCATAGTTTCGGCGGCGCACTTCTTCGAGCTTTTCGCGATAATCGCCGTGGGCTACGCGATAGACGTCTTCGGCCGTAGACCCATCCTGCTCATGGGCCTCCTCATAGGCGGGGCGGCGCGTCTTCTCACCCCCCTCACGACCGACATCTATGCGCTGGCCGGGATAAGCGCGCTTCATGGGGTCGCCGCTGCTTGCATCCTGATCTCGTCGCTGGCGCTACTCGCCGATTACGCCCACAAAGATCACCGCGGACGCGAGATGGGGGCCTTCGATTTCATGAACGTGTTCGGGTACGTGGCCGGCCTCGTCGCCGGGTTCCTCATGCGCGATTACATCGCCGACCCACGTGTCCCGTTCATCTTTGCGGGCGCCATCGCCATCGCCGGCTTCGCGTACGCCCACTTCAACGTGCGCGATCCCCATTGGTCGGCCGCGACCAAGCGCACGCTGCCGCTGGATGAGATGGTCCGCATCGCGAGGCTGCCGCGCGCCGCAAGCGTCATCCTCCCATGGTTTCTCGTGTTCGTCCTCATCAGCGGCACGCTCACGTTCTTCCCACGGGCGACGGCGACTTTGCCTAGTCTTTCCGGGTCGATGGTCGCCGTCTACACCCTCGTCGGGGGCGGCCTTTTCCTTGCGACACAAGTATTTTTCGGGCGGTTGTCCGATTCCCACGGGCGCACCCCCGTCATGCTCCTCGGTGCGTCAGGATTCCTGGTCTTCGTCGCGGTCATCGCTTATGCTTTCATGACCGCGCCGAGCACCGACCCCGAGATCATCCTCAGGCACACGTCCGCGTTCCAGGTGCTCCTTGCACCGGCGGGCCTCGTGGCGCTCGCTTTTGGCCCGAGTGCGCTTGCAAGCCTTGCCGATTTCGCTCAAGAGCATCCGAAGGGCCTCACGATGGCCCTTTACAGTGTCGTCGTCACGAGTGGGAGCATCCTCGGTCCCCCGTTGGTCGGCTACGTGAGCGAGGCGTTCGGCACACCGGGCGTCGTCGTGGTGCTTTGCACGATCGCCGTGACGTTGTTCGCCCTCGTCTTGAGAAAGCACGTGGACGAGACGAGGAAACCGGCCCCCCTCGCGTAG
- a CDS encoding S8 family serine peptidase, whose amino-acid sequence MDLRRTIFAVFLIFTSSLSLFQPAEAHEGGVYIVGFETLPGAAEESRLAGLGFHVVEHFPVAKAVLVSGAGTPEDIALVPGVVSVAPEERLAANLFRSKETIDLDVTLASDAGRGAGVTVAVVDTGVDAEHPGLSASLVQSLRLGANGVSPAEGDADGHGTHVAGIIAGTGAESTSMRMSGVAPGVRLLSLDISESFTTTNALRAFQWIHEHGHDEGIRIVSNSWGREGGPDRFDANDPVVRASSALVRDGFLVIFSAGNRGAAGGALTIEAMNPDVLTVGATDSDGRPEEYSSHGPVLDAAGNRLPWEKPDLLAPGTAVFSAKTSRGAGCDGESACYVAMSGTSMAAPHVAGVAAIIMSKHPALSASEVSEIIEASARDVGAAGRDSETGAGLIDAGSAMSFAASLAGEYGTRRVEVPIRAEGAFTSALGFELSGAQVVATDGNDITVPIVVPEGAKRMSWRFTWSDPAADYYVYLESPAGVSGPYGPTTADAVDGTLEGDLDAGTYILRAHPTTAVANTRYSLIGSLEKEERIETASKAMVVRKAPWDAGGYFTSDEAVLGVPLALIAKALQVGAILAVTSVLCVGRSTATRRL is encoded by the coding sequence GTGGACCTACGACGGACGATTTTCGCGGTCTTCCTCATCTTCACTTCCAGCCTCTCACTCTTCCAACCGGCCGAAGCCCACGAGGGTGGGGTATACATCGTCGGCTTCGAGACGCTTCCAGGCGCCGCCGAAGAGTCGCGCCTCGCAGGACTCGGTTTCCACGTCGTCGAGCATTTCCCGGTCGCCAAAGCCGTTCTCGTTTCAGGTGCCGGCACGCCCGAAGACATCGCGCTCGTTCCTGGAGTGGTGTCCGTCGCGCCTGAAGAACGGCTCGCCGCCAACCTCTTCCGCTCCAAGGAGACCATCGACCTCGACGTTACGCTGGCCTCCGACGCAGGACGCGGCGCGGGCGTAACCGTGGCGGTCGTCGACACTGGTGTGGACGCCGAGCACCCCGGGCTTTCGGCGTCGCTCGTCCAGTCGCTACGATTGGGCGCCAACGGGGTCTCGCCCGCCGAGGGGGATGCCGATGGCCATGGGACCCACGTGGCGGGCATAATCGCCGGTACGGGAGCGGAATCGACCTCGATGCGGATGAGCGGTGTGGCCCCCGGGGTACGCCTTCTCTCCCTCGATATCTCCGAGAGCTTCACCACCACCAATGCGTTGCGCGCCTTCCAATGGATCCACGAGCACGGCCACGATGAGGGCATCAGGATAGTCTCGAACAGTTGGGGCCGAGAAGGCGGTCCAGATCGTTTCGACGCCAACGATCCCGTGGTCAGAGCGTCCTCGGCACTCGTGCGTGACGGGTTCCTCGTCATCTTCTCGGCCGGGAACCGCGGTGCCGCGGGCGGGGCTCTCACCATCGAAGCGATGAACCCGGACGTGCTCACGGTGGGTGCCACCGACTCCGATGGGCGACCCGAGGAGTACAGTTCCCACGGGCCCGTCCTTGACGCCGCCGGAAACAGGCTTCCCTGGGAAAAGCCCGACCTCCTTGCACCCGGGACGGCCGTCTTCTCCGCGAAGACGAGCCGCGGTGCCGGCTGCGACGGCGAATCGGCCTGTTACGTCGCCATGAGCGGGACCAGCATGGCGGCCCCGCACGTGGCAGGGGTCGCGGCCATCATCATGTCCAAGCACCCGGCCTTGAGCGCGTCGGAAGTGTCGGAGATCATCGAGGCAAGCGCTCGAGACGTTGGAGCGGCGGGGCGAGACTCCGAGACCGGGGCAGGCCTCATCGACGCCGGCTCCGCAATGTCGTTTGCGGCGTCGCTTGCCGGCGAATACGGGACGCGGCGCGTCGAGGTGCCGATCCGGGCGGAAGGTGCGTTCACGAGTGCCTTAGGCTTCGAATTGTCCGGCGCGCAGGTCGTGGCCACGGACGGAAACGACATCACGGTCCCGATAGTGGTGCCCGAGGGCGCGAAGCGCATGAGTTGGCGCTTCACATGGAGCGACCCCGCAGCGGACTACTACGTCTATTTGGAGTCACCGGCCGGCGTCAGCGGCCCCTACGGCCCAACGACGGCGGACGCGGTGGACGGCACGCTGGAAGGCGACCTCGACGCGGGCACGTACATTCTGAGGGCGCACCCGACGACGGCGGTGGCGAATACCCGCTATTCGCTCATCGGGTCCCTCGAGAAGGAGGAACGGATCGAGACGGCGTCGAAGGCCATGGTGGTACGCAAAGCCCCCTGGGACGCCGGTGGCTACTTCACGTCCGACGAGGCGGTCCTAGGCGTTCCTTTGGCCCTCATCGCGAAGGCACTCCAGGTCGGTGCCATTCTCGCGGTCACGAGCGTTCTATGCGTCGGCCGCTCGACGGCTACGCGAAGGCTTTGA
- a CDS encoding TIGR00269 family protein, with amino-acid sequence MIHVPYSGAHLCGRHFQDFFDRRVKREVRTQIGFDAPKRIAVAVSGGKDSVVLLHTLHQILGDDRRVELLAITVDEGIEGYRPAGVEAAKKAAARVGVEHRLVRFEDRFNVTLDELVAENPQEAPCASCGVLRRRALNDAAREAGADVLATGHNLDDTAQSILMNYVKGDVVRMARLAPHGVAVDGLVPRAMPLRLIPEREVALVAMLNGYEVDIHDCPNAAQATRGVFRDILLDLEERHPGTRHSLVAGHDRIAPLLREAANGLPAAKACKICGDVSTGPVCRACQMTDKAMLAKDA; translated from the coding sequence GTGATCCATGTCCCGTACAGCGGGGCCCACCTATGCGGGCGGCACTTCCAGGATTTCTTCGACAGGCGAGTAAAACGCGAGGTCCGGACACAAATAGGGTTCGATGCCCCGAAGCGCATCGCTGTAGCCGTGTCGGGAGGCAAGGACAGTGTCGTGCTCCTCCATACGCTTCATCAGATCCTCGGCGATGACCGCCGCGTCGAGTTGCTGGCCATCACCGTCGACGAAGGCATCGAGGGGTACCGTCCTGCCGGCGTCGAGGCCGCGAAAAAGGCGGCGGCGCGAGTCGGGGTCGAACACCGCCTCGTCCGTTTCGAGGACCGCTTCAACGTGACACTCGACGAACTCGTCGCCGAGAATCCCCAGGAAGCACCTTGCGCCTCATGCGGAGTCTTGCGCCGACGCGCTTTGAACGACGCGGCGCGAGAAGCCGGAGCCGACGTCCTTGCTACGGGCCACAACCTCGACGACACGGCCCAATCCATCTTGATGAACTACGTGAAGGGTGACGTGGTGCGGATGGCGCGCCTCGCTCCGCACGGTGTCGCGGTCGACGGCCTCGTCCCCCGCGCGATGCCGTTACGTCTCATCCCCGAACGGGAGGTCGCACTCGTTGCGATGCTCAACGGGTACGAGGTGGACATCCACGATTGCCCCAACGCCGCACAGGCCACGCGCGGCGTCTTTCGGGACATCCTGCTCGACCTCGAAGAACGGCATCCCGGGACAAGGCATTCGCTCGTCGCCGGTCACGACCGGATAGCTCCGCTTCTTCGGGAGGCGGCGAACGGCCTCCCGGCGGCAAAAGCGTGCAAGATCTGCGGCGACGTCTCGACCGGTCCCGTGTGCCGCGCATGCCAGATGACGGACAAGGCGATGCTCGCGAAGGATGCCTGA